The DNA sequence ATAAAATTAGAAAAATATCAAAAAAAACATTATTTATAACAAAAAAAATTATTAATCAAGGAATTTGTAATTCTCTTACTAGAACTATTAATACTTCTTTAATCACTTTATTAGTAATTTCTATTATTTTTTTATTTGGAGGAAAAATTCTTCATAGTTTTATGTTATCTTTATTTATTGGAATCAGCATTGGAACTTATTCCTCTATATTTATAGCTCCATCTATAATATATGATTGTTTTAATAAAAAAAATATAAAAAAATGAAAAATTTCTTATTTATTAGTATAGAAGAAAGTTTTTTTATCATTTTTATAGCTATACTAGTTTTTGGTCCTAAAAAAATTCCAGATATAGCTCGCGGATTAGGAGAAGGAATTCGATATTTAAAAAATGCAAAAACAAAAATTAAAAATGAAATTTTTAAAAAAAATATTAATCGATCTATAAAAAAAAATTTTGGCAATAAAGAACATGATAAAAAAATAAAAAAACATCTTCCACCTTATTCTATTAAACGATAGAATTAATTTTTTCTATAATCTTTAATGTTAGATTTTTCAATTAACACATTTCCTATTTTTTCTAAAATATTTTTTCTTAAGTTATTGTTTGAAGATTCAATTTCGGAAGAAAAATAAGAACGTTTTTTATATGTATTAAAACGTTTTAATGTTCTTATAAAAAAAACTCCTTTTTCTCCTAATATTGGTTTAGAAGTTTCATATAATTTTGAAGAAAAAGCGCATCCTACTACTTTAGGTTCTTTAAAATTATCAATCATATTTTTATGAAAATTGATTTTATAAGATTTATTTATTTTTTTAGAAAAAAGAAATGCTATTTTCTCTAAATCCAGATGTTTACTTCTTACGATATTTGACAAATATCGATTTATTTTTATATTAATAAGAAAAGGAATTAAATAATTTTTTATTTTTTCAATAGGATACCCTCTTTTTTGAATTTTAGATAAAAAAACCATAATATAATCTTTATTGGTAGTTTGAAAAATTTTTATATCCCCTTTTTTTCTATTTTTTTCATAAGACCAATTTATAATTTCTTTATCCAATTCAGTATTCAAATCTTGAATATTCCATTGATAATTTTTTATTTCTTTTAAAAAGATAGTTTCATACCTTTTTCTCCTTGCGTTATTAATAAATGTATTAAGACTTGAATTTTTATTTTCTTTCATGAATTTAAGAATTTCTTGATACAGGATTTCTTCTGTTTTTTTTGATGGAGTAAGTGTTTTTATTATTATAGAAAATTGATAAACAGGTTTTATATCCTTTGTTGCGTCAATTCTAATAATATGGTATCCAAATTTAGTTTCAGTTAAACCTATTGTTCCTTTTTTATTTTTTAAAGAAAAAAAATCAAAATATTTTTTTTCTTTAAAGGTATCATTTTGTTCCTCATATTTAATCCATCCTAAATTTCCTTTATTTTTTTTTGCATTGATAACATCATCTGATTTTTCCATAACCAAAGAATCGAACTTTTTAGGGTTTTTTACAACAATATCATATATTGTTTTTGCCATATTTTCTGCTTTTTTTTTAGTTCTATTATTGGAGAAACGGATAGAATTTTTATGAGAAATTAATATATGACTAGATAAAACGGAATTATATATCATTTTTTTTCCACTAAGTTTAGCCATGATGTATGTGTTGTTTTCTTTAATAGGACCAAACATGTCTCCTACATGATTTTTTTTTTCTAAAAAATATTGTAAAACAATAGGAAGATTTTTTTTTAGATAAAAACTAGAATCAAAAGGTTTTTCAGATTGATTAGAAACAATTATAGAATTATGATTAGAATTTTTAAATTTATTAAATAATTTTTTTATTTTTAAATCCATATTTTTTTCATCATCTAATGATGGAAAAGAACGGAAAAATATAAAACTAAGATTTCTTAAATTTTCTTTTTTATAAAGAAATTTATTTTTTTTGATAAAATCATAAATTTCATAGTTTTTTATAAGATCATATTTTTTTTCTATTTCTGAATAAGGAATAAATATATAATCAATTATAGAAAATGAATTTTTATCTCTATAATTTAATAGAGCTTCTATAAAAGATGTATTTAAGCCATACATCAACATTTCCACATACTTTCTTGAAACTATTTTTTTTGGAATGCTATTTTTTTCATAAGCCCAAATATTTTTTTCTTCTTCTATTTGAGGGTTCGAATTTGAAGAAATTTTTTCCAAATTTTTTAAATATAATTTAAATTTTTCCATATTCATTTTTCCTTCTTCATCTTGAAAATCAATTATCTTACTATATATTGATTGCTTTTCTATTGCTTTCCAGAAATCTTCTTTTGTGCTTTGTATTCCTAATTTTTTAGCTTGTTGATTCAGTACTTTTTCATGAATTAATAATTTCCAAGCATCATTTTTCAAATAATGATCAGGTACATTTTCACGAAAATGTTTTAAAAATTGAAAACAATCTAAGTATTCTTTTAAAGAAATATTTTCTCTATTTACTTTTCCAATAACAGAGGAATTTTTAGTAAAAAATTTAAGTAAAATATTAGGATCTAATATGAAAAATAGCAAAGATATACTTATAAAAAATAAAACTAACCATGTATTTTTTCTGATTTTTTCTAAAAAACTCATTTTAAAAATTTTTTTTAAGAAAAACTTCTTCTATTTTATTTTTGGATACTTTTTTAATTTCAATATTAAAATTTCTATTTATGACAATTTTATCTCCATGTTTTGGAATATCTCCTGTATAAGTTACAATCAATCCACCTAAAGTTTCATATTTATCAGATTTAGGAAGATTTAAATTATATTTGGCATTAATAAAATCAATTTCTAAACGTGCAGAAAATAAAAATTCATAATCATTTAATTTATTATCCAGTAATAAATTTTCATCATGTTCATCTTTTATATCTCCAATAAATTCTTCTAAAATATCTTCTATAGTTATCATTCCTGCAGTTCCTCCGTATTCATCTAAAACAATAGCAATACTTCTTTTTTTTTTAATTAAAAGATCCATAATTTCTTTAACAGGAGTTGTTACGTAAACTAATTCTACTGATCTAATTATAGATTCAATATTTTTTGGTTTTTTCAATAATTCTAAATAATGAATATAACCAATAATGTTATCTATATTATTTTTATAAATAACTATTTTAGATAAACCACTTTCAGTAAAAAGATTTCGGATTCTATCTATAGAAGAAATAACTAGATTATAAGAAACTATTTCTTTTCTAGGAACCATACATTCTCGTGCTTTTTTTTCATAAAAATTTAGAGCTTTATGAAAAATTTCAACTTCTATAAATTCTTTTTCTTTTGCATTTTTTTCTATATTTTCTGACAAAAAACAAATCAAATCTTCTTTATCAAAAATTTTTTTTTGATCATTTTCTTGTTCTCCTAAAATTTTTAAAAAAACATTAGAAATACAAATAATAGAATTTGTAATAGGATAAAATATTTTATATATCACATATGTAGGGATGATCAATAAACTCAATAGTTCATTTGAATAGACACTAAATATTAATTTTGGAATAAATTCTCCAATAATCAAAATAATAGTAGCAGAAAAAACTGTCTCTATGAAAATTATCCATAAAGAATTATCAAAAAAATCTTTTGGAAAAAGATTCAAAAATAATTTCCCCATATAAATTCCATATATAACTAAAGATATGGTATTTCCAATTAGCATTGTTGTGATAAATTTTTTTGAATTATTAATACTTTTTGAAAGTATTTTCGAATGAAAAGATCCTTTTTTATTTTCCTTTTCTAATTCTATTTGAAACAAACTAGAAGAAATCAGAGCCATTTCCATTCCGGAAAAAAAAGCAGACATAAGTATAGTAAAAAAAACTATACCAATATGAAAAATTATATTATTTAACAGGAAAAGTCCCATTAATATTTTTTAATCTAATTTTTTTTAAGTCCTCAGAAGCTTCTATTCCATTTATTGCATATAATATCATTTTTTTTGAATGAAATATAATTTTTGTATACTTTTTATTAAATATTTTTTTTTTTCTCCTATCCCAAAAAATCTCCTCAGTTTTCAAGCTGACTCCTTTATGACTCATAATTATTATATTTCCTTTAATATGAAAAAACATTTTATCAATTGATTTCACCCAATCTGCACGAAGATAAGTATATTTATTGTACGTATTTTTATCATAAATAAATAAATTCAAACCATTCGGAAATAAAGTGTAAAAAGCATATTCTTTAACAATTGGAGAATAAATGAAAAATTTTAAAAATCCTTTTTCTTTATAAAATAGATTTGTTTTGAAAAAAATTTTTTTAGGGACATCTTCTTTCTTTCCTTCTCTATTTTTTTTTATTATAAAATTCTTATTCATAACACAAGAAAATAGAACAAAAAATAATAAAAAAATATAGTAATGAAATTTATTACTGATTATTTTAATGTACTTTTGTTTTTACATGGTATCTTAGCTCAGTAGGTAGAGCAAAGGACTGAAAATCCTTGTGTCCCCGGTTCGATTCCGGGAGATACCACTAATACTTATTATTACTTATTATTTTAACCCTAATTCTTTTTTTACATCTTCAGTAATGTCCTCTCCTTTATTTACTAAAATTCCTTTTCCAGGACTACAATCATCAACTCTCATAATATTTTTATCTTTATCTATTACTTTATAAATGGCTTTTTCTATTTTTTTATATATAGGATTTAATAATTCGTTTTGCTTTTTCGTTAAATCATCTGAAGCTGTTTTTTGATAGGCATGAGCTCTTGCCTGTAAAAATACTAGTTCCTTTTTAAGAACTGGATTTCTATTTTTTTTAAATTTTTCTGCTTTTATATGAAATTCTTTTGCTAATTTATCTAAAATAGTTTCATGAACTTTACTAATTCTATTCAATTCTTTTTGAACAACAGAAAATTCTGTAATTTTTTCTATCAAAGCCGTGCTATTAAGACAAACTATTTTATTAGGACATTCCCTAGAATATAAAAAATGGTTTCCAAATAAAAATAGAAATAAAATAAAATAAAAAATTGTATTTTTTTTCATATAAGTTTTATGTTTTTATTTTTAATATTATTAAATTACAAATCTTTTCCTATTATAAAATGTGTATTCCATTTTGATTTTTTTAAACCATGAACGATATCTTGATTTATCGGATATCCAAAATCTATCCCTAAAAAACCTATTGGAGGAAAAAATAAACGAAATCCAAATCCAAAAGATTTATTCAAAATCAATGGATTAAAATTTTTATAAGAATCACTAATATTTCCTCCTTCTATAAAACAAGTTGTCCAAAATTTTAACTTTGGGAAGTTCTTAATTAAATAACGAATCTCTATAAGAAATTTATTATAAATTATTCCTCCATTGTTAAAAATAGGGTCTTTAGAAGAATAACCTCTTAGTGGAATATGATCTTTATCATATAATTTTGATCCTAATGAATTACTATTTGATCCACCCATATAAAATTTTTGAAACGAAAATAATTCTTTCGAATTATTATATTTTCCTAAATAACCTAATTCTCCTCCTGTTTTCAATATTATATTATCCATAATTTTCCGATACCAATAGAAAATGAATTTTAATTTAAAATATTCTATCCATTTCTTATGATTTTCAATTATTATGGAATATGGAGGAGTAAATATACCATTCAACTCCATATTTGATCCTTGAAGTGGAAAAATCATGGGAATTACTGAATTTCTATGCAATGAAATTAAATAACTTAGGTTATTAAAATTTCGTTTCTGATCTAAATCAGAAGGTTTTTCCTTTTTATAAATAAATTTTTCATAATCTATAGATGTTGAAATTTTAGAAAAAGGATCTAAAAAAGTTAAAAATTTATTTAAATAAATAGAAAAACCTATTTTTTTTAAAAATTGTTCTTCTTCATCTGATATTTTAGTATTATTATCTACTTTAGATAAAAAATCTAAACTTTCTTCGTTTTTTATTTTTTTTATAGAATATTGACTTTTTAAAGTAAAAGAAGTAGGGTTTTTTTTTTCTATCCAAGGTTCTGTAAAAGAAAAACCATAAGATGTAAAATCTTTTCCTAACTGACTATGAATAGTTAATTTTTGTCCATCTCCTTGAGGAAAAATAGGGTTCCATAAGTTCCATTTATTATTAAAAATATTTTGAACAGAAAAATTTCCAAAATTAAATTTAAAATTTCCGATAATTTTCCTAAAATCTTTTCCTCCAAATCCTAAATGAAATTGAAATTCATTAGTATTTTTTTCTGATACATGCCATTCTAAATCTAGAAATCCATTTCTTTCATTTGGTTTGATTTTATAATATACTTTTTCAAAAAGATTTAGATTCTCTAAACTCATTAAATTAGAATTTAGTTTTTCAATAGAAAAAAGATCTCCCGGATAAATTTTTAATTCTCTTCTAATAACATGGTCTTTAGTTATAGAATTTCCTAATATGAAAACTTTATTTACATATACAGGCTGATTTTCTTTTATTTGAATTTCCAAATCTATTTTATTAGAAATAATCCTTTTTTCTATAAAAGAAATATTAATAAGTAAATACCCCAAATTTAAATAAGCATATAAAATACTATCAGGATAAGAAGAGTCTAAAATATTCTTTTTTATTCCAATTTGATTATAGATTTCTCCCTTTTTATAAAAAATTTTTTTATTTAATAAATCTGTTTCTAGTTTTTTATTCCCTAATATATAAATATTTCCTAAATAATACTTTTTTCCTTCTATGATTTTTATTTTTATTCCATAATTTCCGGATTTTTTTTTCCATATAGAATCCAAATCTACTTGAACATCAATAAATCCCATGGATTTATATCGATTTATAATATTTTTTAAATCTTTTTTTATATTTTCTTGAACAAAAAAAGATTTTTTAATTATAGAAAAAAATTTATTAGGAGTTTTACTAATCATTAAATTAAGCAATTCCTTATCTTGAATAGATTGATTACCATCAAATAATATTTCTTCTATTTCAATTTTTTTTCCTTTATCTGTATATAAATAAAGTACATTTTTATTTTTCTCGTTCTTATTAATTTCGCTTATTACATTAATCTTATGATATCCTTTTTTGACATAATATTCTTGAATCTCATTTTTTATAGTTTGTAACAATTCACCAGAAATCTTATCTCCAATTTTTATGTTTTTTATAGTAGGAAATTTATTTTTTTCAATTCCTTCTATTTTTATTTCATGAATTTCTTCTAAATCTTCCAATTCAAAAAATAAGTCAATTTCATTTTTATTTACATTTTTTTTGTAAATAGATATTTTTCTAAAAAAATTACTTTTCCACAATTTTTTTATAGCATAATCTGTTTTAATTCCATAATTATCAACGGAATCTCCAGGATAAATACCTGATAATTCAGAAATAAAACGACTATCGTATTTTGTTTTTCCTATGATATATATTTTTCTTACAATAAAAAAAATATTTTTACTTTTTTTTGTGATAGAAAGATCTTCATTTTCATTGTTTTCATTGTTAACAGAAAATGAGTATGCTTTTTGTATTTGTAATTGTATTATTATTATCAATAATAAAAAAATGCTATTTTTAACAATATTTTTTTTCATGAATACAAAAAAATTATTTTACGTTTCCAAAACGACGTTTTCTTTTTTGATAATTTATTATAGCTTCGAAAAAATCTTTCTTTCTAAAATCAGGCCACAAAATATTTGTAAAATATAACTCTGCATAAGCAGATTGCCAAAGTAAAAAATTGCTAATACGTTGTTCTCCGCTTGTTCTAATAATTAAATCTACATCTGGAAAATCTTTAGTATACAAATGTTTCTGAAAAAAAGAACAATCTATATCTTTTAATAAACAAAAACCATTGCATACTTTTTTCGCAATGTTTTTTGTTGCTCTTAAAATCTCTTTTCTTGCGCTATAACTTAATGCTAAAATTAGTGTAACAGATGTATTATGTTTTGTTTTTTTTTCGAAAAAAAATAATTCTTTTTGAATTTTTTCAGAAAATCTTTCTATTTCACCTATTGTCATGATTTTCACATTTTTTTTATGAATTTCTTCTAAATGAATTTTTAAATTAGTGTGAAATAAATGCATTAATTTATCTATTTCCTGTTTAGGTCTATTCCAATTTTCTATTGAAAATACATATAAAGTTATATAAGGAATTCCTAATTTTTTACATCCATTTATAACGTCTTTTACAGATTGTACAGCACTTTCGTGACCAAATGTTCTTAATTTTCCTCTTTTTTCAGCCCAACGACCATTTCCATCCATAATAATAGCTACGTGGCGCGGAATATTATTGTAATCTATTTTTTTTAATAATTCTTTCATAAAAAATCAGAAATACATCTTTTTTTTTACAAAGATATGATAGATTTTTTACATTTAATTTCGTTGATCCATTCCCCATAAAAGTTTTTCTCTCAATGTTTTATAATATGTATTTTTTTTTTCTTGAATAAGATATATATAAAATGGTGCTTTTTGTATGTATAATTCATTTTCCTGATCTAAAGAAGTTAGTCTTGTATCCATAGATAAGGAATAAGATTTTACACGACTATGTATTTTTAAATAAACTTTTTGATGATCCGATATAATTAATGGACGTGAAAATAAATTATGTGGAGATATAGGTGTCAAAACAAAATTTTTATTTTCAGGACTAATAATAGGCCCTCCACAACTTAAAGAATAACCAGTAGATCCAGTTGGAGTAGAAATAATCAAACCATCCGCCCAATAAGAAGTTAAAAATTCATTATCTATATAAGCGTCTATAGTAATCATAGAAACCATTTCTTTTCTAAGAACAACGATTTCATTTAATGCATAATTAAAAAAATTATGATGATTCGTTACAGAAGTTTTTAACGACAATAAACTTCTTGGCATTATATGAAGTTTTTTATTAAAAATTTGATCTATTTTTTTTATAAAAACATTTTTATTAAAAGTAGCTAAAAAACCTAAATTTCCTGTATTAACTCCAATTATAGGAATACCAGAATCTCTAATTAATGTAATAGCAGATAAAATAGTTCCATCTCCTCCAAAAGTAAACATTAAATTGAAATTTTTAGTTTTTAATTCTCTATAATGAGAAAAAATAGGAAAATCTAAATTTTTAAATTCTCCAAAAGAAGACAAAATATGAAAAAATGATTTTTCGATGTATATTTCTATGGAATGACTAGAAGCATAGCCTATGAACTGATTCAAATATGGGATATTTTTTTTACAATATTTTTGTCCATATATGGCTATTTTCATTTTAAAAATTTGTAGATTTGACAAAATCTAACCAAATATATATAAATTATGTTTAATGATAATTAAGTTTTTTTTTAATTAAATTATTTTACAAAAAAACATAATTGAAAAAATCTTTTTTTTCTGCAAAAGTTTTGTTATTTGGGGAATATGGAATTTTGAAAAATTCAAGTGGACTTTCTATTCCTTATAACATTTATAATGGAACTTTAAAAATTCATTCTGAATTTAACCGAGATATTTTATATTCCAATTATGAAATCAAAAAATTTTATAATTTTTTATCTATTTTAGAAAAAAAAAAAATAAATTCAATAAAATTAGATTTAAATAAATTATCTCAGGATATACAAAAGGGTATGTTTTTTTATTCAAACATACCTATAGGATATGGTTTAGGAAGTTCTGGAGCGTTAGTTGCTGCTATTTATGATAAATATAAAAAAGATAAATTAAAAGGATGTTTGAAAAACAACATTTTAATATTAAAAAAAATATTTAGTCAAATGGAATCTTTTTTTCATGGTAAAAGTTCTGGAATAGATCCTTTAATTTGTTATTTAAATAAACCTTTACTCATTCGATCCAAAACTGATATTTCTATAATCAGAATTCCAAAAAAAGATCAAGGAAAAAGAGCTGTTTTTTTATTAAATTCAGAAACTCCTAGCAAAACTAATTTTATGATTCAATTTTTTTTTAGAAAACTAAAACAAGATAAATTCAAAAAAATTTTTTTCATAGAGTTTATGAACTATAATGAAAAATGTATTAAATTTTTTTTAAAAGAAGATTTTGATAAATTTTTAAAAAATGTTAAATCTTTATCTACTTGGGTTTTAAAACATTTTCGTCCTATGATTTCTGATAAATTATTGAAAATATGGGAGAATGGATTATTTAATAATATTTATTATTTAAAATTGTGTGGTTCTGGAGGAGGGGGGTTTTTTTTAGGTTTCACTCCAAATTATGACTTATCCAGAAAAGAATTGAAAAAATATGCCATAGAAGTACTTTTTCGTTTTTAATTTATTTGTTTTTTATGCATCATAATAAAATTAGATTAAATCATTATTTATCCAACGCAGGAATTTCTTCCAGAAGAAAAGCGGATAAACTTATTCAATCTGGAGCAATAGAAGTAAATGGGAAACCTGTTTTTAAATTAGGAACCATCATTCATACAAATGACATTGTTAAATTTCATGGATCAAAAATTAAATCCAAAAATAAAATTTATATATTACTCAACAAACCTAAAGGTTTTATTACAACTACAAAAGATCAATTTAATAGAAAAACAGTCATGAATTTAATTCCTTTTTTCTCTGAATATAGAATTTTTCCTGTAGGAAGATTAGATTATTCTACTACAGGTGTTTTACTTCTAACAAATGATGGATATATAGCTGAAAAACTTACTCATCCTAAATATCATATAAAAAAAATATATCATGTATCATTAAATAAAAGAATTAGAAATGAGGATTTAGATCAAATAAAAAAAGAAAAAATTTATCTAAAAGAAGGAAAAGTAAAAATTCTTTTTGTAAAAAATAAAAGAAAAGCTAAAAATCAAATAGAAATTGGATTATATATGGGATGGAATCAAATTATTAAACGAATATTTAGAAAATTAAATTATAAAGTTATTCGATTAGATAGAATTAATTTTGGGGGAATTTCTAAAAAAAATCTTAAAATAGGAAACTGGTGTTTTTTAAATAAAAAAGAAATAGAAAATATTATTACTAAATCATAATTTTTTTCATGAAAAAAATAACCATTATTAATGGTCCTAATTTAAATCTTTTAGGAACCAGAGAACCTGAATTGTACGGAAATGAAAATTTTTTAGTTTATCTTAAAAAATTAAAAAAAAAGCTATCTTATGATATAGAAATAATTTATTATCAAAGTAATAGTGAAGGAAAAATTATAGATATTTTACACTCTGTAGGAGTTAAATCAGATGGAATAATTATAAATGCAGGTGCTTATACTCATACTTCTATAGGAATTGCTGATGCTATAAAATCTATTTCTTCTCCTGTTATAGAAGTTCATATCTCCAATATTTATTCCAGAGAATCTTTTAGAAAAAAATCATATCTTTCTCCTGTTTGTAACGGAACAATTTTTGGTTTTGGATTAAAATCTTATGAATTAGGAATAATGAGTTTTTGTTTATAAAAATTTTTGTTTTAAATACATAAGTAGTTTTTATGATTAAAATCGAATTTAGAAAGCCATTTTTCTAATATTTTTATAAATATTTTTGGATGTTCCATCATAGGAACATGTCCACATTTATCTATCCAATGTAATTCTGAATGTGGTAACAGTCTATGAAATTCTTTTGCAACTTCCGGAGGGGTAACATGATCTTGTTTGCCCCAAATTAAACATATAGGTTGATGAATTACAGATAAATCTTTGGACATATTGTTTTTCATAGAACTTTTGGCAATATATAATGTTTTAATTCCTTTTTTTTTATCGTTTACAATATGAAAAACTTCATCTACTAATTTTTTTGTAGCTATATCAGGATTATAGAATACTTCTTGTGATTTTTTCCTGATATATTCATAATTTTCTCTTTTAGGAAAAGCATCTCCAAAAGCTTTTTCGAATAAACCAGAACTTCCTGTTAAAACTAAAGAGTGAACTAAATCTATCTTTTTTTTTGCTATAATTAAAGCAATGTGTCCTCCAATAGAATTTCCTATTAAAGTCGCTTTTTTAATCCCTATTTCTATTAAAAATTGGGTTATATATTTAGATATATTAAAAATATTAGTTAAAAACAATGGCATATTATAAAAAGGTAATGAGGGAATAATAACTTGATATCCCTTTTTTGGAAAAAAATCAAAAATAGCTTTAAAG is a window from the Blattabacterium cuenoti STAT genome containing:
- a CDS encoding Sec-independent protein translocase subunit TatA/TatB — protein: MKNFLFISIEESFFIIFIAILVFGPKKIPDIARGLGEGIRYLKNAKTKIKNEIFKKNINRSIKKNFGNKEHDKKIKKHLPPYSIKR
- a CDS encoding SurA N-terminal domain-containing protein, coding for MSFLEKIRKNTWLVLFFISISLLFFILDPNILLKFFTKNSSVIGKVNRENISLKEYLDCFQFLKHFRENVPDHYLKNDAWKLLIHEKVLNQQAKKLGIQSTKEDFWKAIEKQSIYSKIIDFQDEEGKMNMEKFKLYLKNLEKISSNSNPQIEEEKNIWAYEKNSIPKKIVSRKYVEMLMYGLNTSFIEALLNYRDKNSFSIIDYIFIPYSEIEKKYDLIKNYEIYDFIKKNKFLYKKENLRNLSFIFFRSFPSLDDEKNMDLKIKKLFNKFKNSNHNSIIVSNQSEKPFDSSFYLKKNLPIVLQYFLEKKNHVGDMFGPIKENNTYIMAKLSGKKMIYNSVLSSHILISHKNSIRFSNNRTKKKAENMAKTIYDIVVKNPKKFDSLVMEKSDDVINAKKNKGNLGWIKYEEQNDTFKEKKYFDFFSLKNKKGTIGLTETKFGYHIIRIDATKDIKPVYQFSIIIKTLTPSKKTEEILYQEILKFMKENKNSSLNTFINNARRKRYETIFLKEIKNYQWNIQDLNTELDKEIINWSYEKNRKKGDIKIFQTTNKDYIMVFLSKIQKRGYPIEKIKNYLIPFLINIKINRYLSNIVRSKHLDLEKIAFLFSKKINKSYKINFHKNMIDNFKEPKVVGCAFSSKLYETSKPILGEKGVFFIRTLKRFNTYKKRSYFSSEIESSNNNLRKNILEKIGNVLIEKSNIKDYRKN
- a CDS encoding hemolysin family protein, giving the protein MIFHIGIVFFTILMSAFFSGMEMALISSSLFQIELEKENKKGSFHSKILSKSINNSKKFITTMLIGNTISLVIYGIYMGKLFLNLFPKDFFDNSLWIIFIETVFSATIILIIGEFIPKLIFSVYSNELLSLLIIPTYVIYKIFYPITNSIICISNVFLKILGEQENDQKKIFDKEDLICFLSENIEKNAKEKEFIEVEIFHKALNFYEKKARECMVPRKEIVSYNLVISSIDRIRNLFTESGLSKIVIYKNNIDNIIGYIHYLELLKKPKNIESIIRSVELVYVTTPVKEIMDLLIKKKRSIAIVLDEYGGTAGMITIEDILEEFIGDIKDEHDENLLLDNKLNDYEFLFSARLEIDFINAKYNLNLPKSDKYETLGGLIVTYTGDIPKHGDKIVINRNFNIEIKKVSKNKIEEVFLKKNF
- a CDS encoding OmpH family outer membrane protein codes for the protein MKKNTIFYFILFLFLFGNHFLYSRECPNKIVCLNSTALIEKITEFSVVQKELNRISKVHETILDKLAKEFHIKAEKFKKNRNPVLKKELVFLQARAHAYQKTASDDLTKKQNELLNPIYKKIEKAIYKVIDKDKNIMRVDDCSPGKGILVNKGEDITEDVKKELGLK
- a CDS encoding BamA/OMP85 family outer membrane protein produces the protein MKKNIVKNSIFLLLIIIIQLQIQKAYSFSVNNENNENEDLSITKKSKNIFFIVRKIYIIGKTKYDSRFISELSGIYPGDSVDNYGIKTDYAIKKLWKSNFFRKISIYKKNVNKNEIDLFFELEDLEEIHEIKIEGIEKNKFPTIKNIKIGDKISGELLQTIKNEIQEYYVKKGYHKINVISEINKNEKNKNVLYLYTDKGKKIEIEEILFDGNQSIQDKELLNLMISKTPNKFFSIIKKSFFVQENIKKDLKNIINRYKSMGFIDVQVDLDSIWKKKSGNYGIKIKIIEGKKYYLGNIYILGNKKLETDLLNKKIFYKKGEIYNQIGIKKNILDSSYPDSILYAYLNLGYLLINISFIEKRIISNKIDLEIQIKENQPVYVNKVFILGNSITKDHVIRRELKIYPGDLFSIEKLNSNLMSLENLNLFEKVYYKIKPNERNGFLDLEWHVSEKNTNEFQFHLGFGGKDFRKIIGNFKFNFGNFSVQNIFNNKWNLWNPIFPQGDGQKLTIHSQLGKDFTSYGFSFTEPWIEKKNPTSFTLKSQYSIKKIKNEESLDFLSKVDNNTKISDEEEQFLKKIGFSIYLNKFLTFLDPFSKISTSIDYEKFIYKKEKPSDLDQKRNFNNLSYLISLHRNSVIPMIFPLQGSNMELNGIFTPPYSIIIENHKKWIEYFKLKFIFYWYRKIMDNIILKTGGELGYLGKYNNSKELFSFQKFYMGGSNSNSLGSKLYDKDHIPLRGYSSKDPIFNNGGIIYNKFLIEIRYLIKNFPKLKFWTTCFIEGGNISDSYKNFNPLILNKSFGFGFRLFFPPIGFLGIDFGYPINQDIVHGLKKSKWNTHFIIGKDL
- a CDS encoding isoprenyl transferase, which translates into the protein MKELLKKIDYNNIPRHVAIIMDGNGRWAEKRGKLRTFGHESAVQSVKDVINGCKKLGIPYITLYVFSIENWNRPKQEIDKLMHLFHTNLKIHLEEIHKKNVKIMTIGEIERFSEKIQKELFFFEKKTKHNTSVTLILALSYSARKEILRATKNIAKKVCNGFCLLKDIDCSFFQKHLYTKDFPDVDLIIRTSGEQRISNFLLWQSAYAELYFTNILWPDFRKKDFFEAIINYQKRKRRFGNVK
- a CDS encoding NAD kinase, giving the protein MKIAIYGQKYCKKNIPYLNQFIGYASSHSIEIYIEKSFFHILSSFGEFKNLDFPIFSHYRELKTKNFNLMFTFGGDGTILSAITLIRDSGIPIIGVNTGNLGFLATFNKNVFIKKIDQIFNKKLHIMPRSLLSLKTSVTNHHNFFNYALNEIVVLRKEMVSMITIDAYIDNEFLTSYWADGLIISTPTGSTGYSLSCGGPIISPENKNFVLTPISPHNLFSRPLIISDHQKVYLKIHSRVKSYSLSMDTRLTSLDQENELYIQKAPFYIYLIQEKKNTYYKTLREKLLWGMDQRN
- a CDS encoding GHMP family kinase ATP-binding protein, with translation MKKSFFSAKVLLFGEYGILKNSSGLSIPYNIYNGTLKIHSEFNRDILYSNYEIKKFYNFLSILEKKKINSIKLDLNKLSQDIQKGMFFYSNIPIGYGLGSSGALVAAIYDKYKKDKLKGCLKNNILILKKIFSQMESFFHGKSSGIDPLICYLNKPLLIRSKTDISIIRIPKKDQGKRAVFLLNSETPSKTNFMIQFFFRKLKQDKFKKIFFIEFMNYNEKCIKFFLKEDFDKFLKNVKSLSTWVLKHFRPMISDKLLKIWENGLFNNIYYLKLCGSGGGGFFLGFTPNYDLSRKELKKYAIEVLFRF